The Neobacillus sp. OS1-2 genome includes a window with the following:
- the modA gene encoding molybdate ABC transporter substrate-binding protein produces the protein MKKTYLFFLTVILLVFTGCSAEQDDPLQSAPEKDVELTISAAASLQDALHEITANFNQDHDSIKINYNFGATGALQQQISQGAPVDLFFSAAEDKFDQLVTDGLIVEKNGTDLIRNELVLIAPKESAKGIQAFEDLTKADKLSIGTPESVPAGAYGKEVLEKLKLWSAIEGKIVYAKDVRQVLTYVETGNVDAGIVYKTDALTSDKVVIVSTAAEDTHTPIVYPVGIVKASSHLKEAMLFYEYLQTKEAMKVFEKYGFKGM, from the coding sequence TTGAAAAAAACGTATCTATTTTTTTTAACTGTCATTTTGTTAGTTTTTACAGGTTGTTCTGCTGAGCAGGATGATCCCCTGCAGAGTGCCCCCGAAAAAGACGTTGAGCTAACGATTTCCGCTGCAGCTAGTCTGCAGGATGCTTTACATGAAATTACCGCAAATTTCAACCAGGACCATGATTCCATTAAAATCAATTATAACTTTGGTGCTACCGGCGCTCTGCAGCAACAAATTTCACAAGGCGCTCCCGTTGACCTTTTTTTCTCTGCCGCAGAAGACAAATTTGATCAATTAGTCACTGATGGACTGATTGTAGAGAAAAATGGCACCGATCTTATTAGAAATGAGCTTGTGCTCATCGCTCCAAAGGAATCTGCTAAAGGTATTCAAGCATTTGAAGACCTCACAAAGGCAGATAAACTCTCCATCGGAACACCTGAATCTGTTCCAGCAGGTGCTTATGGGAAAGAGGTATTAGAAAAGCTGAAGCTTTGGAGTGCAATAGAAGGAAAAATTGTTTATGCAAAAGACGTCCGCCAAGTCCTTACATATGTAGAAACCGGAAATGTGGATGCGGGGATTGTGTATAAAACCGATGCACTAACATCAGATAAGGTAGTGATTGTATCGACTGCTGCTGAAGATACACATACGCCAATTGTGTATCCCGTGGGCATCGTCAAGGCAAGTAGCCATCTGAAAGAAGCCATGTTATTCTATGAATATCTGCAAACAAAAGAAGCCATGAAGGTGTTTGAAAAATACGGATTTAAGGGAATGTAA
- a CDS encoding YwdI family protein, translated as MNISIQTLLAKIDEELKLAKSSAKPEGLREKVYSIKILCELILDEKPEVPMKQQPAPVITQPVFQQPVMAQQVFQQPASLPQAKKIEMDDEANGDSLFDF; from the coding sequence GTGAATATATCCATCCAAACATTACTTGCAAAAATAGACGAAGAATTGAAGCTGGCGAAAAGTAGTGCGAAGCCAGAAGGCTTGCGGGAAAAAGTGTACTCTATTAAAATATTATGCGAATTAATTTTAGATGAAAAACCAGAAGTGCCCATGAAACAGCAACCAGCACCTGTTATCACACAGCCGGTGTTTCAACAGCCCGTAATGGCACAGCAAGTTTTTCAGCAGCCGGCATCACTGCCGCAGGCGAAAAAAATAGAGATGGACGATGAAGCCAATGGCGATTCGTTATTTGATTTTTAA
- a CDS encoding cytochrome b/b6 domain-containing protein produces the protein MSNKQTHPQADVKIQRFPKAFVWAHAINGIAFFALYITALPMYTEFFDWLYPVFGGPAMARLLHRIFAVAFITPTFILLIFSPKFFIHWMKELITWKKRDLEFFSEFVKELFGFKFKHIRQTFFNAGEKINSILQIFCAILVIVSGFTMWFPEYFPRALVQWGYVLHNIGFGLGIAVIVGHIYLSVVHKHSRPGYSGVVTGKVPAWWAKGHYADWYDEEVKKGNFPDLDDPKRKKGA, from the coding sequence ATGAGTAATAAGCAAACCCACCCGCAAGCGGATGTAAAGATACAACGTTTTCCAAAGGCGTTTGTTTGGGCGCATGCAATCAATGGAATTGCCTTCTTTGCCCTATACATCACGGCCCTGCCGATGTATACGGAATTCTTTGACTGGCTGTATCCGGTTTTTGGCGGCCCGGCGATGGCCCGGCTCCTGCACCGAATTTTTGCGGTAGCATTCATAACGCCTACCTTCATCTTATTGATATTTAGTCCGAAGTTTTTTATTCACTGGATGAAGGAATTAATCACATGGAAAAAGCGTGACCTTGAATTCTTCAGTGAATTCGTGAAAGAATTATTCGGCTTCAAGTTTAAGCATATCAGACAAACCTTCTTTAACGCTGGTGAAAAAATCAACTCCATTCTTCAGATCTTCTGTGCCATCTTGGTTATTGTTTCGGGCTTCACGATGTGGTTCCCTGAGTACTTCCCAAGAGCGCTTGTACAATGGGGCTACGTCCTTCATAACATTGGGTTCGGACTAGGAATTGCTGTGATCGTCGGACATATTTACCTTTCTGTAGTCCATAAACATTCGAGACCAGGCTACTCCGGCGTTGTAACCGGAAAAGTTCCTGCCTGGTGGGCAAAAGGACACTATGCCGACTGGTATGACGAAGAAGTGAAAAAGGGCAACTTCCCTGACCTCGATGATCCAAAACGTAAAAAAGGCGCTTAA
- a CDS encoding molybdopterin molybdotransferase MoeA, with product MQFFKVKTVEETFALIEENIPVIGQTVGRELGEALNDILASPVVAKENVPSFDRSTVDGYAVRAKDTYGSSESMPGFLTVAGEVKMGEVPDAVVSHGTAVYVPTGGMMPKGSDSVLMIEHCEDVEGLLNTYKQVAPGENVIRAGEDIKEGEILLKAGTRLRPQELGALASLGIAEVPVFRKLKVGYLSSGDEIVPYQTKTLIEGQIRDINYLTIAGLANEWNVDVVYGGIVRDDFEEFRGRARELYDVVDCLILSGGSSVGAKDYTTDVIQALGDPGVFVHGISIKPGKPTILAVAKGKPVIGLPGHPASAMIIFKLFGERILRKLKGEKIEHKPERILPRSRRIFPRQWDEQIISECAYLKKRANGGQSRLSENPV from the coding sequence ATGCAATTTTTCAAAGTGAAAACAGTTGAAGAAACATTTGCCTTAATCGAGGAAAACATACCGGTGATTGGACAAACAGTGGGTAGAGAGCTTGGCGAGGCATTAAACGATATTTTAGCTTCGCCTGTAGTGGCGAAGGAAAATGTGCCTAGTTTTGATCGCTCAACTGTCGACGGGTATGCTGTTCGCGCGAAGGATACGTATGGTTCCTCTGAATCCATGCCCGGCTTTTTAACCGTAGCTGGAGAAGTAAAAATGGGCGAAGTCCCTGATGCTGTTGTTAGCCACGGCACCGCGGTATATGTACCGACAGGCGGAATGATGCCAAAGGGCAGTGACAGTGTGCTGATGATTGAACACTGTGAGGACGTAGAGGGCCTCTTAAATACATATAAGCAAGTTGCGCCCGGTGAAAATGTGATTCGTGCCGGGGAGGATATTAAAGAAGGGGAAATTCTCCTAAAGGCCGGAACGAGGCTGCGGCCGCAGGAATTAGGGGCCTTAGCGTCTTTGGGGATTGCAGAGGTGCCAGTTTTTCGGAAATTGAAGGTCGGTTACCTTTCATCAGGCGATGAAATCGTCCCCTATCAAACGAAAACACTTATAGAAGGGCAAATTCGCGACATTAACTATTTAACGATTGCCGGCCTTGCGAACGAATGGAATGTTGATGTCGTGTATGGCGGCATTGTCCGTGATGATTTTGAAGAATTTCGCGGGCGCGCGCGCGAGCTCTATGACGTGGTTGATTGTTTAATCCTCTCCGGCGGCAGCTCGGTCGGAGCAAAGGATTATACCACAGATGTGATTCAAGCTTTAGGGGATCCCGGCGTTTTTGTCCACGGCATCTCGATTAAACCAGGGAAACCAACGATATTAGCGGTGGCAAAGGGCAAACCTGTCATTGGCCTGCCGGGACATCCTGCGAGTGCGATGATTATCTTCAAGCTATTCGGCGAACGGATTTTACGAAAGCTTAAGGGTGAAAAAATCGAGCACAAACCGGAGCGGATTTTGCCAAGATCACGAAGAATATTCCCTCGTCAATGGGACGAGCAGATTATATCCGAGTGCGCTTATTTGAAAAAGAGGGCGAATGGTGGGCAGAGCCGATTATCGGAAAATCCGGTTTGA
- a CDS encoding DUF423 domain-containing protein encodes MKTFIIVGAINAFLAVALGAFGAHGLKDRLDAHYLEIWKTGVTYQMFHATGILIIGILLGKVGVSSLFSWSGWLMLAGIILFSGSLYLLSLTKVGVLGAITPIGGVCFLAAWVLIIVGAVKNF; translated from the coding sequence GTGAAAACATTTATTATTGTCGGCGCCATTAATGCTTTTTTGGCAGTCGCCCTTGGTGCCTTTGGTGCACACGGATTAAAGGACAGGCTCGATGCCCATTACTTGGAGATCTGGAAAACGGGTGTAACCTATCAAATGTTCCATGCAACCGGGATCTTAATCATAGGGATTCTGCTGGGGAAGGTCGGGGTAAGCTCGTTATTCAGCTGGTCAGGCTGGTTAATGCTTGCCGGAATTATTTTGTTCAGCGGCAGCTTGTACCTGTTAAGCTTAACAAAGGTAGGCGTGTTAGGTGCGATTACCCCGATTGGCGGTGTTTGCTTCTTAGCGGCATGGGTATTGATAATAGTTGGAGCGGTGAAGAACTTTTAA
- the modB gene encoding molybdate ABC transporter permease subunit encodes MTDHFWDPVKLSLEVAVVSGCIVLVLGLFIGHWMAKASFKGKTVMETLFLFPLVLPPTVVGFLLLVVFGKKSPVGQFIEWFFHQPLIFTWWAAVVAALVVAFPLMYQSAKAGFEGVDRDVEDAARVDGANHLQLFLLVSVPLALRSIISGGILSFARALGEFGATLMFAGNIPGKTQTIPTAIYVAIDSGNMKLAWLWVLCMIGISFLMLSLVQLSKGKR; translated from the coding sequence ATGACAGACCATTTTTGGGATCCTGTCAAACTATCGCTCGAGGTCGCGGTTGTTTCAGGATGCATTGTACTAGTTTTAGGATTATTTATTGGGCATTGGATGGCAAAGGCAAGCTTCAAAGGGAAGACTGTGATGGAAACCCTCTTCCTTTTTCCATTAGTGCTACCGCCAACCGTGGTCGGTTTTTTGTTACTAGTGGTCTTTGGAAAAAAAAGTCCTGTTGGCCAATTCATCGAGTGGTTTTTCCACCAGCCGCTCATTTTCACGTGGTGGGCAGCGGTGGTGGCTGCTTTGGTTGTCGCCTTCCCACTTATGTATCAATCGGCGAAGGCTGGGTTTGAAGGGGTAGACCGTGATGTTGAAGACGCTGCCCGCGTAGACGGGGCAAACCACCTGCAACTATTTTTGCTGGTTTCCGTCCCGCTTGCACTTCGGTCGATAATTTCGGGAGGCATCTTAAGTTTTGCTCGTGCGTTAGGTGAATTTGGCGCGACACTCATGTTCGCGGGCAATATTCCCGGGAAAACACAGACCATTCCTACCGCCATCTATGTTGCCATTGACTCCGGCAACATGAAGCTGGCCTGGCTATGGGTATTATGCATGATTGGGATTTCCTTCTTGATGCTCTCTCTCGTTCAGCTCTCAAAGGGGAAAAGGTAA
- the moaD gene encoding molybdopterin converting factor subunit 1: MNKVLFFAHLRDAVGSESLSLEAGGKTVAELKAELSMQYDLPRLETVMTAINEEFASNDEVIRDGDEIAFIPPVSGG, translated from the coding sequence ATGAATAAAGTATTGTTTTTCGCTCATTTACGTGATGCAGTAGGCTCGGAGTCTTTGTCGCTAGAAGCCGGCGGGAAAACGGTGGCTGAATTGAAGGCTGAGTTATCGATGCAGTATGATTTGCCGCGTTTGGAAACCGTGATGACCGCCATTAATGAAGAGTTTGCTTCAAACGATGAGGTAATTCGCGACGGTGACGAGATTGCGTTTATTCCGCCGGTTAGTGGCGGCTGA
- a CDS encoding molybdenum cofactor biosynthesis protein MoaE, whose translation MKMYEISKEPIDIQAVIDKVVQREAGAITTFIGTVRELTHGKKTLFLIYEAYEAMAVKKLEQIGAEIEERWAGSCVAITHRVGRLDITDIAVVIAVSTPHRADAYEANRYAIERIKEIVPIWKKEHWEDGESWMGDQLEKVAYPSGKPEEGDLDE comes from the coding sequence ATGAAGATGTATGAAATTTCCAAAGAACCGATTGATATTCAAGCGGTGATTGATAAAGTGGTCCAGCGTGAGGCGGGTGCGATTACAACCTTTATTGGAACCGTCCGCGAATTAACCCATGGCAAGAAAACATTGTTTTTGATTTATGAAGCATATGAAGCGATGGCAGTGAAAAAGCTTGAGCAGATTGGTGCCGAAATTGAAGAGCGCTGGGCAGGCTCTTGTGTGGCGATTACACATCGGGTCGGGCGCCTAGATATTACCGATATTGCTGTGGTGATCGCCGTTTCGACGCCGCACCGCGCCGACGCCTATGAAGCGAACCGCTATGCGATTGAACGAATCAAGGAAATTGTCCCCATTTGGAAAAAAGAGCATTGGGAAGACGGCGAATCGTGGATGGGGGATCAGCTTGAAAAGGTCGCATATCCAAGCGGCAAGCCTGAGGAAGGTGATTTAGATGAATAA
- the hemQ gene encoding hydrogen peroxide-dependent heme synthase, producing MSEAAQTLEGWYCLHDFRTIDWTTWKMLSSDERQTAIHEFLSLVEKWNQTQERKEGSHALYTIVGQKADFMMMILRPTMEELNEIETEFNKTKLAEFTIPAHSYVSVVELSNYLPAGEDPYQNPQILARLYPALPKTKHVCFYPMDKRREGNDNWYMLPMEERRSMMRSHGMIGRTYAGKVKQIITGSVGFDDYEWGVTLFAEDALQFKKLIYEMRFDEVSARYGEFGAFFVGNLLEEERVAKFLHV from the coding sequence ATGAGTGAAGCAGCACAAACGCTTGAGGGCTGGTATTGCCTTCATGATTTCCGGACCATTGATTGGACAACATGGAAAATGCTTTCCAGCGACGAACGCCAAACCGCCATTCACGAGTTTTTAAGTCTCGTTGAAAAATGGAATCAGACACAGGAACGTAAAGAAGGCAGCCATGCCCTATATACAATTGTTGGTCAAAAGGCTGATTTTATGATGATGATCCTTCGTCCAACGATGGAAGAGCTAAACGAAATTGAAACCGAATTCAACAAAACAAAATTAGCTGAATTCACGATTCCGGCTCATTCTTATGTATCAGTGGTAGAGCTCAGCAACTACTTGCCAGCGGGTGAGGATCCATACCAAAATCCACAAATCTTAGCACGCCTTTACCCTGCACTGCCAAAAACCAAGCATGTTTGCTTCTATCCAATGGACAAGCGCCGCGAGGGCAATGATAACTGGTACATGCTGCCGATGGAAGAGCGTCGCAGTATGATGCGCAGTCATGGAATGATCGGCCGTACATATGCAGGAAAAGTCAAACAGATCATTACCGGATCCGTTGGCTTTGATGATTACGAATGGGGCGTTACCCTGTTTGCCGAGGATGCCCTTCAATTTAAAAAGCTTATTTATGAAATGCGTTTTGACGAAGTGAGTGCCCGCTACGGCGAATTTGGGGCTTTCTTTGTTGGTAATCTGTTAGAAGAAGAACGAGTAGCCAAGTTTCTTCATGTATAA
- a CDS encoding thiazole biosynthesis adenylyltransferase ThiF — MNERYSRQILFPGIGKEGQEKISRKHVLIIGAGALGSGSAEILTRAGVGKVTIVDRDYVEASNLQRQQLYTEEDVNEKLPKAAAAEKRLRAINSDVDIRGIIGDATAEMMEDLVPGVDLMLDATDNFETRMLMNDISQKYKIPWIYGACVGSFGMSFSIIPGKTPCLNCLLRTIPLQGMTCDTGGIISPTVQMVIAHQTTEALKMLVEDWEAVRTTFTSFDMWRNQYTSLKMSKAKFTGCLSCGEERTYPYLDLENRTKTTVLCGRDTVQIRPSSKGEISLEQLSGQLSRLGYTVKGNPYLLSIEIGAERMVIFQDGRALIHGTKDLTHAKSLYQRILG, encoded by the coding sequence ATGAACGAACGATATTCAAGGCAAATTCTCTTTCCGGGAATCGGCAAAGAGGGCCAAGAAAAGATAAGCAGAAAGCACGTCCTCATTATTGGTGCCGGTGCACTTGGCTCAGGGAGCGCCGAGATTCTGACACGTGCTGGAGTGGGCAAAGTCACCATTGTTGATCGTGATTACGTGGAAGCAAGCAATCTCCAGCGACAGCAACTTTACACTGAAGAAGATGTGAATGAAAAGCTTCCGAAGGCGGCAGCAGCGGAAAAACGCCTCCGTGCCATTAATTCTGATGTAGACATTCGCGGGATCATTGGCGATGCCACCGCTGAGATGATGGAAGATCTAGTGCCTGGTGTTGATTTGATGCTGGATGCTACCGATAATTTTGAAACTAGAATGCTAATGAATGATATTTCGCAAAAATACAAGATTCCGTGGATTTATGGAGCTTGTGTCGGCAGCTTCGGGATGAGTTTTTCGATCATTCCCGGGAAGACCCCTTGTTTAAATTGCTTACTAAGGACCATCCCACTTCAAGGAATGACATGTGATACGGGCGGGATCATTTCGCCAACCGTGCAAATGGTGATTGCCCATCAGACGACGGAGGCGCTAAAAATGTTAGTCGAGGATTGGGAGGCAGTGCGCACCACCTTCACAAGCTTTGATATGTGGCGGAACCAATATACTAGTTTAAAAATGTCGAAGGCAAAGTTCACTGGCTGCTTGTCTTGTGGGGAAGAGCGGACATATCCCTATTTGGATCTTGAGAATAGGACGAAGACAACGGTGCTGTGCGGCCGTGATACGGTGCAAATCCGTCCGTCTTCAAAAGGGGAAATTTCGCTAGAACAGCTTTCCGGACAGCTTAGCAGACTTGGATACACCGTAAAAGGCAATCCCTATTTATTATCGATCGAGATCGGCGCAGAACGGATGGTTATTTTTCAAGATGGCCGTGCCCTCATCCACGGGACGAAGGATTTAACACATGCCAAATCGCTGTATCAGCGGATTTTGGGATAA
- a CDS encoding formate dehydrogenase accessory protein FdhE, protein MIKSVVSKEYQELQKGIIKLQEQWKLQIDPETIRPNFDKAAMQAGVPAAALAAIDFDISLFVQWIDEINTTLVTLIPDLEAKLSCIASLLNEETAIRWIDEAFSFNEVYFTSFAEEHGLEEWIPQFLAETALRPYLQLTAEKVQPMINHAAPGAGCPVCGEPARLATLEEEGKKAIHCPRCHANWHAKRLECSHCGNEDHKTIQFLTVEGDATSQIQVCEECKGYIKIIDTRQYISKPSVALLDLNSIHLDFVAQDNGYNSLGEKKLTN, encoded by the coding sequence ATGATCAAATCCGTTGTTTCAAAAGAATATCAAGAACTGCAAAAAGGAATCATCAAGCTTCAAGAACAGTGGAAGCTTCAGATAGATCCGGAAACCATAAGACCAAATTTTGATAAGGCTGCGATGCAAGCAGGAGTGCCGGCTGCCGCGTTAGCGGCTATTGATTTTGACATTTCCCTATTCGTACAGTGGATAGACGAAATAAATACCACACTAGTAACACTCATTCCCGATCTCGAGGCGAAATTGTCTTGTATTGCGAGCCTTCTTAACGAGGAAACAGCGATCCGCTGGATTGACGAAGCCTTTTCGTTTAACGAAGTGTATTTTACCAGTTTTGCCGAAGAGCACGGCCTCGAAGAATGGATCCCGCAATTCCTGGCAGAGACCGCCCTTCGCCCATACTTACAGTTAACAGCTGAAAAGGTCCAGCCGATGATTAACCATGCCGCTCCGGGGGCTGGCTGCCCTGTTTGCGGCGAGCCCGCCCGGTTGGCCACGCTTGAAGAAGAGGGGAAAAAAGCTATTCATTGTCCTCGCTGCCATGCTAATTGGCATGCCAAGCGCTTGGAATGTTCTCATTGCGGCAATGAAGACCATAAGACAATCCAGTTTTTAACCGTTGAAGGCGATGCCACCTCGCAAATTCAAGTTTGCGAAGAATGTAAGGGCTATATTAAAATTATAGATACGAGACAATATATCTCGAAACCGTCAGTAGCATTACTAGATTTAAATTCCATCCATCTTGATTTTGTAGCACAGGATAACGGTTATAACTCGCTAGGCGAAAAAAAACTGACAAATTAA
- a CDS encoding molybdenum cofactor guanylyltransferase has translation MKAAAIILAGGKSSRMGTNKALLKINEKTNIERIADALKLLFDDIILVTNDSEQYEFLGLRMVADHFPGMGPLAGVHAGLLASDYDVNFIVACDMPFVSTELAEALVHNCGHYDAVIPVINGKQHPLFAVFQKKTVEEVAASIEAGRLRMKHLLDQLNVLYVTETELQTYSHLDIERVFFNMNHPNEYEEAKKWAEAD, from the coding sequence ATGAAAGCTGCAGCGATTATTTTAGCAGGCGGAAAATCAAGCCGAATGGGCACCAATAAGGCGCTGCTAAAAATAAATGAGAAAACGAACATCGAAAGAATAGCAGATGCACTTAAACTACTATTTGATGATATAATTCTAGTAACAAATGATTCTGAACAATATGAATTTTTGGGATTAAGGATGGTTGCAGATCATTTTCCAGGGATGGGGCCGCTGGCAGGGGTACATGCAGGCCTCCTGGCATCTGATTATGATGTAAACTTTATTGTCGCCTGTGATATGCCGTTTGTTTCAACAGAGCTTGCTGAAGCACTTGTTCATAACTGTGGCCATTATGATGCGGTTATTCCCGTTATTAATGGAAAACAACATCCGTTATTTGCTGTTTTTCAAAAGAAGACGGTCGAAGAGGTTGCTGCCAGTATTGAGGCTGGGCGGCTGCGCATGAAGCATTTGCTTGACCAATTAAACGTCCTGTATGTAACCGAAACAGAACTACAGACTTATAGTCATCTTGATATCGAACGAGTCTTTTTTAATATGAATCACCCGAATGAATATGAAGAGGCAAAGAAGTGGGCCGAGGCAGATTGA
- a CDS encoding molybdopterin biosynthesis protein has translation MEKYKRKIYLEDKPRAEAREQILAACELTPEIDYLGTVDALGRVTAEPIFAKVSMPHYHASAMDGIAVVAESTYQAHEQHPLFLKKQSEFCFVDTGNAIPSPFNAVIMIEHVHVVDEDTIEIIEPATPWQHIRPIGEDIVQEEMLFPQGHTLRPADLGVLLAAQQLVIPVVKKPVVTIIPTGNELVEAASELASGKIIEFNGTVFSGFIKEWGGEPKLHSIVKDEPEKIKEVLLEAAETSDIIVINAGSSAGRKDFTVHIIAEIGEVYTHGVAARPGKPTVLGKINGKIAVGVPGYPVSAYLALEWFVRPLVCQYLGIPEPQRQTVTVKLGRRIVSSMGAEDFVRMNIGYVDGQFVANPLTRAAGVTMSYVRADGMLIVPPNVIGYEQGETAEVELLRPLEEIKHAIVFCGSHDLTIDLLSSQLKRVRTERKIVSSHVGSMAGIMAIRKGEAHVAGIHLLDPSTKQYNSSYVRKMLAGQDVVLYPFLKRKQGWILPKGNPLEIAAVTDLVRTGANFVNRQKGAGTRILFDLLLEEAGLEPEVITGYDREMFSHLAVAAEVNGDANGAGLGIYPAAKAMGLDFVPVADEEYDLVMTRSFYESESGSQLLAIIQSAAFREQVDQIGGYQVVENPVLKCLAEEVK, from the coding sequence ATGGAAAAGTATAAGCGCAAAATTTATTTAGAAGATAAACCCCGAGCGGAAGCAAGAGAGCAAATCCTGGCGGCCTGCGAGCTGACACCTGAAATTGATTATCTCGGGACGGTTGACGCTTTGGGGCGTGTGACCGCTGAACCGATTTTTGCGAAGGTCTCGATGCCGCACTACCACGCCTCAGCAATGGACGGAATTGCCGTTGTTGCCGAAAGCACCTATCAAGCGCATGAGCAACATCCACTTTTTCTAAAGAAACAGTCGGAATTTTGCTTTGTTGATACCGGGAATGCCATCCCTTCCCCGTTCAACGCCGTTATTATGATTGAGCATGTCCATGTGGTGGATGAGGATACGATTGAAATCATTGAACCAGCCACACCATGGCAGCATATTCGCCCAATTGGCGAGGATATCGTCCAAGAAGAAATGCTGTTCCCGCAAGGACATACACTGCGGCCGGCGGATTTAGGTGTGCTGCTCGCTGCCCAGCAGCTCGTGATTCCTGTTGTCAAAAAACCGGTGGTCACAATTATCCCGACAGGCAACGAGCTCGTCGAAGCGGCTTCTGAGTTAGCTTCCGGAAAAATAATTGAATTCAATGGCACAGTGTTTTCTGGATTTATCAAGGAGTGGGGCGGTGAGCCAAAACTCCATTCAATCGTCAAGGACGAGCCGGAGAAAATTAAGGAAGTGCTGCTAGAAGCAGCTGAAACTTCTGATATTATCGTCATCAATGCCGGCTCATCAGCAGGCAGGAAGGACTTCACGGTCCACATCATTGCAGAAATCGGCGAGGTCTATACCCATGGGGTCGCCGCACGGCCTGGGAAACCAACCGTTTTGGGAAAAATAAACGGGAAAATCGCCGTCGGTGTGCCAGGCTATCCTGTATCTGCCTATTTAGCGCTTGAGTGGTTTGTGCGTCCACTTGTTTGCCAATACTTGGGGATTCCAGAACCGCAGCGGCAAACGGTTACGGTCAAACTTGGGCGCCGCATTGTTTCCTCAATGGGTGCCGAAGACTTCGTGCGCATGAATATCGGCTACGTAGATGGCCAGTTTGTCGCCAATCCGTTGACACGAGCGGCAGGGGTCACGATGTCCTATGTCAGAGCAGACGGTATGCTAATTGTACCGCCAAATGTGATTGGCTATGAGCAAGGGGAAACGGCAGAAGTAGAACTGCTGCGCCCACTTGAGGAGATTAAACATGCCATTGTCTTTTGCGGCAGCCATGATTTGACGATTGACCTGTTATCTTCACAGCTGAAACGTGTCCGAACAGAGCGGAAAATTGTCTCCTCCCATGTCGGCAGCATGGCCGGCATCATGGCGATTCGGAAGGGCGAGGCCCATGTAGCAGGCATTCATTTGCTTGACCCAAGCACAAAGCAATATAATAGTTCATATGTCCGAAAAATGTTAGCCGGGCAAGACGTGGTTCTTTACCCCTTTTTAAAAAGGAAGCAAGGCTGGATTTTGCCAAAAGGGAATCCCCTTGAAATTGCTGCGGTCACAGATTTAGTCCGGACGGGGGCGAACTTTGTCAATCGTCAAAAAGGAGCCGGAACCCGCATCCTGTTTGATTTGCTGCTGGAAGAGGCTGGGCTGGAGCCGGAAGTGATTACTGGTTATGACCGGGAAATGTTCTCCCATTTAGCGGTGGCGGCAGAAGTGAACGGGGATGCCAATGGTGCCGGGCTCGGGATTTATCCGGCAGCAAAGGCGATGGGCTTGGACTTTGTTCCTGTTGCCGATGAAGAATATGATTTAGTGATGACGCGCAGCTTTTATGAAAGTGAAAGCGGCAGCCAGCTTCTGGCCATTATTCAATCAGCTGCCTTCCGGGAGCAGGTTGATCAAATTGGCGGGTATCAGGTGGTTGAGAATCCAGTCTTGAAATGCTTGGCCGAAGAGGTGAAATAA
- the gerQ gene encoding spore coat protein GerQ yields MSQYYNQQGFQPYTGAAGQQGAQPIAGGGQGFMPPQQTFPQFPPAGTGGVPRPPVGGGQTPGMLPIEQSYIENILRLNKGKLVTVFATFEGNNQWNAKEFKGIIEAAGRDHVILSDPQQGTRFLIPMVAVDYITFSEEIEYEPSFGGAPSLGTYPPR; encoded by the coding sequence ATGAGCCAATATTATAATCAACAAGGGTTTCAGCCCTATACTGGTGCAGCCGGACAGCAGGGAGCTCAGCCAATCGCAGGCGGCGGGCAAGGTTTTATGCCCCCGCAGCAAACCTTTCCGCAATTTCCGCCAGCCGGCACTGGAGGGGTTCCAAGACCGCCTGTAGGTGGCGGGCAGACACCAGGTATGCTGCCAATTGAACAATCATACATCGAAAACATTCTGCGTTTGAATAAAGGGAAGCTTGTCACTGTCTTTGCCACCTTCGAGGGGAACAATCAGTGGAATGCGAAGGAATTTAAAGGAATCATTGAAGCAGCAGGAAGAGATCATGTGATTTTAAGTGACCCGCAACAAGGTACGCGTTTCCTCATCCCGATGGTCGCGGTCGATTACATTACCTTTTCAGAAGAGATTGAGTATGAACCTTCATTTGGAGGCGCCCCGTCATTAGGTACTTATCCGCCAAGATAG